In Parasegetibacter sp. NRK P23, the genomic stretch CAGAATGGTGAGTGAAAGAACCATGGAAAATATTTAAGTATGCAGCGCAATGGTAGCGTCAGCAATCTCTTCCACAAAGGTAGGCTGAAGCAGCTGATGGCCGGCGGGTAAAAACTTCAGGTGTACATTTTCTTCCAGGCCTCTACGCAATTTCTCCCCGCCTAGATGGGTGATAATACGGTCATGTTTTCCATACACCAGCAAAACGGGTGTATGCTCCTTTTTAATCTGGTCCTTTAGCTTTGAAATGACCGGCCTGAAATGGCGCATTGCCGTCCATCGGGTATACAATTCATTCCTGATGTGTGGATCGTGCATGTACCGTTGAATGAATTTATTAGCGCTGGGGTTCACCAGTTGGAGTTTCACACCGGCCATCGCAAGCCCTTTGAACCAATCGGGGTGCCGCATCGTATAGCTGAAGAGTTTGTTTCCGTAACCGGTTTGTGTGGCCAGGCGGTACCAGAAGTTTTCGTGCAGACCGTCGGGCGCAACAAGACTGATCGCGCTAACCAAAGAAGGGTACTCCTGGTAAAGATGCAGCGCTATTCTCCCCCCCATGCTGTAGCCCATCAATACAGCGGGGAATTGGAGCTGTTCTTTTTCCTGGATCAGTTGGAGCACGTTCACCAGCATTGCCGGGTTGAATTCTTTTTCAAACGCCCATTCCGTTTCTCCATGAAAAGGCAGATCGGGGGCAATCACGCTCCAACTTTCGGGCATCGCGGCTGCCAGGTACCCGAAATGTCTTCCGGATTCTCCATAACCGTGAAAACACAATAGAAGATGAGGCCCTTTTCCCCAGCGGTGGTAGGTGATTTTCTGCTCCTCTAATATGATGGAACCGGTATTCATTTCTCCTGTAAAATGGGCTTTTTTCCTGCATTAAATACATTCACCGGAAAAAAATCTACCAGCACCCGGAAATGTTTTATGCAGAAGGAAATTTTCCTGTGAAGCCTTTCTTTTCTTCCTAAAATTGATTAGCTTTACTTAGTTGCATAACTAACTATATGCCAAACAACCAATTTAAGAGAGGGGAACTTTACAGCTTCATCACGGGCATGGCTTCTACCGCCATAGCGCGCAGGTTGCAGAAAAAGTTCAAGCAGGAAGGCCTGGAGATCACCATAGAACAATGGAGTGTGTTGTATCATTTGTGGAAACTGGACGGCATGAGTCAGCAGGATCTTTGCAACGCTACTTTTCGCGACAAGCCAAGCATTACGAGATTGGTGGATAACCTCGAAAAGCAGCACCTGGTGAAAAGGGTTCCTTCTAAAGAGGACCGCAGGATGAACATGATCTACGTAACGCCGGAAGCCCGGGCGTTACAGGATATCACGATGGAGATCGCTAACCAGACCCTGAACGAAGCGCTGGAAGGCGTTTCACCCGAAATGGTAGAGGTGTCCAAACAGGTTTTGCAACGTGTTTACGATAACTTGTCATAAAACAATATACCATGAGTACCGCAGCAAACACAACAGCAGCCGCCCTGAAAGGTGGTGAATGGCTGATTAAGGAAAGCAAGGCTGAAAACACTTTCATCCCCGAAAAGTTCAACGAAGAACAATTGATGGTGAAAGAAATGTGTGCCTCCTTCCTGGATGCAGAAGTGTTACCCATTATTGACCGGATCGATAAACTGGAGCCGGGTTTAATGCCATCGCTGGTGGAAAAAGCCGGTGAACAGGGGCTGCTCGGTACTTCCATTCCCGAAGAGTTCGGTGGACTGGGAAAAGATT encodes the following:
- a CDS encoding alpha/beta fold hydrolase, yielding MNTGSIILEEQKITYHRWGKGPHLLLCFHGYGESGRHFGYLAAAMPESWSVIAPDLPFHGETEWAFEKEFNPAMLVNVLQLIQEKEQLQFPAVLMGYSMGGRIALHLYQEYPSLVSAISLVAPDGLHENFWYRLATQTGYGNKLFSYTMRHPDWFKGLAMAGVKLQLVNPSANKFIQRYMHDPHIRNELYTRWTAMRHFRPVISKLKDQIKKEHTPVLLVYGKHDRIITHLGGEKLRRGLEENVHLKFLPAGHQLLQPTFVEEIADATIALHT
- a CDS encoding MarR family winged helix-turn-helix transcriptional regulator translates to MPNNQFKRGELYSFITGMASTAIARRLQKKFKQEGLEITIEQWSVLYHLWKLDGMSQQDLCNATFRDKPSITRLVDNLEKQHLVKRVPSKEDRRMNMIYVTPEARALQDITMEIANQTLNEALEGVSPEMVEVSKQVLQRVYDNLS